In a genomic window of Meiothermus sp. QL-1:
- a CDS encoding cytochrome P450: MALDPIELELRQDPLAFFLHLSRTSPDITTFRFASGKEIVFLNHPDLIREVLIERAEAFHKSDLTRAFAGGMGNGILVSEGEFWKQQVRIMRPAFHYKRLQGYAEVMRRFTLEMLSHWQNGEIRHLEEDMNALTLRVVAKCMFDVEAGEDREIMHRAIMLGQKVVGEMVYGWLNLPHWHPGLNRDGIRVVRALNDMVSRHIACRRARGELGDDLLSMLLEAQKDPQVALSDRQLRDEVLTVITAGLETTANALVWTWYLLDRHPEVRARLEAEVDALGGPPGFEEVQRLPYLDQVFKESLRLYPPVWIIGRENVEALELGGMQLPPRTQIVMSQWATHRDPRFFEQPEAFIPERWTPEFEKSLPKGAYFPFSLGPRVCTGQGFATVEYKIIVATVLQRFRLELARPAPVRPEPNFTLCPHGGLPMRVRAR, encoded by the coding sequence ATGGCCCTCGACCCTATCGAGCTCGAGCTGCGCCAGGACCCTCTGGCCTTCTTCCTCCACCTCTCCCGCACCAGCCCCGATATCACCACCTTCCGCTTCGCCTCGGGCAAGGAAATCGTCTTCCTCAACCACCCCGACCTGATCCGCGAGGTGCTCATCGAACGGGCAGAGGCCTTCCACAAGTCCGACCTGACCCGGGCCTTCGCGGGGGGCATGGGCAACGGCATCCTGGTCTCAGAGGGCGAGTTCTGGAAGCAGCAGGTGCGCATCATGCGCCCGGCCTTCCACTACAAGCGCCTCCAGGGCTACGCCGAGGTGATGCGGCGCTTCACCTTGGAGATGCTCTCGCACTGGCAAAACGGCGAGATCCGCCACCTGGAAGAGGATATGAACGCCCTCACGCTGCGGGTGGTGGCCAAGTGCATGTTCGACGTGGAGGCGGGAGAGGACCGCGAAATCATGCACCGGGCCATCATGCTGGGGCAGAAGGTGGTGGGGGAGATGGTCTACGGCTGGCTCAACCTGCCCCACTGGCACCCGGGCCTGAACCGCGACGGCATCCGGGTGGTGCGGGCCCTAAACGACATGGTCAGCCGCCATATCGCCTGCCGGCGGGCCCGCGGCGAGCTGGGGGACGACCTCCTCTCTATGCTTTTGGAAGCGCAGAAAGACCCTCAGGTGGCCCTCTCCGACCGGCAGCTTCGCGACGAGGTCCTCACCGTAATCACCGCCGGCCTCGAGACCACCGCCAACGCCCTGGTCTGGACCTGGTACCTGCTCGACCGGCACCCCGAGGTGCGGGCCAGGCTCGAGGCCGAGGTGGACGCCCTAGGCGGCCCTCCCGGCTTCGAGGAGGTGCAGCGCCTGCCCTACTTGGACCAGGTCTTCAAGGAGAGCCTGCGGCTTTATCCCCCGGTCTGGATCATCGGGCGGGAAAACGTGGAGGCGCTGGAGCTTGGGGGGATGCAGCTTCCACCCAGGACCCAGATCGTGATGAGCCAGTGGGCCACCCACCGCGACCCCCGCTTCTTCGAACAGCCCGAGGCCTTCATCCCCGAGCGCTGGACCCCCGAGTTCGAAAAAAGCCTGCCCAAAGGGGCCTACTTCCCCTTCAGCCTGGGCCCCAGGGTCTGCACCGGCCAGGGCTTCGCCACCGTCGAGTACAAGATTATCGTGGCCACGGTGCTGCAGCGCTTCCGGCTCGAGCTGGCCCGCCCGGCCCCAGTTCGCCCCGAGCCCAACTTCACCCTCTGCCCCCATGGAGGGCTGCCCATGCGGGTGCGGGCCCGCTAA
- a CDS encoding bifunctional oligoribonuclease/PAP phosphatase NrnA — protein sequence MDAVCNGPELQYREKIRAVADALRAHKGPIFVVSHVDPDGDAIGSSLGLYRALRALGKEAFWIAEPPRYLRFLVREEEYTGPLERLPEGALLVVLDAAEPGRVAGAPVEGFVVNIDHHGTNPRFGCLAVVDPSKAATAQMVKDLVDALGVVWTPEIATPVLTGIITDTGNFRFANTTPEVLHTAAELVGYGVPLAELTDRLQWRPASYFRALGAVLSTVAFHFGGLLVTAHLPPGVQVEDSDDFVGLIRYAEGSQIAVFLREREEGIKLSIRSRGGVSAQAVAVSLGGGGHVPAAGATLRGVGLEEAYQRVLAAVEEELRRTGYL from the coding sequence ATGGATGCTGTGTGTAATGGCCCCGAGCTTCAATACAGAGAGAAAATTCGCGCTGTGGCCGATGCTTTGCGGGCGCACAAGGGGCCTATTTTCGTGGTTTCCCATGTAGACCCCGATGGTGATGCCATTGGTTCGTCCCTGGGGCTTTACCGGGCGCTCAGGGCCTTGGGCAAAGAAGCCTTTTGGATTGCCGAGCCGCCGCGCTATCTGCGCTTTTTGGTCCGCGAGGAGGAGTACACAGGCCCCCTCGAGCGCCTGCCCGAGGGCGCCCTGTTGGTGGTGCTGGACGCGGCCGAGCCGGGGCGGGTGGCCGGGGCTCCGGTGGAGGGCTTCGTGGTCAACATCGACCACCACGGCACCAACCCCCGCTTTGGTTGCCTTGCGGTGGTGGACCCCTCCAAGGCCGCCACCGCGCAGATGGTCAAGGACCTAGTCGACGCCCTGGGGGTGGTCTGGACTCCGGAGATCGCCACCCCGGTGCTCACCGGGATTATCACCGACACCGGCAACTTCCGCTTCGCCAACACCACCCCCGAGGTGCTCCACACCGCGGCGGAGCTGGTGGGCTATGGGGTCCCGCTGGCCGAACTCACCGACCGGTTGCAGTGGCGCCCGGCCAGCTACTTCCGGGCGCTGGGGGCGGTGCTCTCCACGGTGGCCTTCCACTTTGGGGGCCTCCTGGTCACCGCCCACCTGCCGCCTGGGGTTCAGGTGGAGGACTCCGACGACTTCGTGGGCCTCATCCGCTATGCCGAGGGCAGCCAGATTGCGGTCTTTCTGCGCGAGCGGGAGGAGGGCATCAAGCTCAGCATCCGCAGCCGGGGTGGGGTCTCGGCCCAGGCGGTGGCGGTGAGTCTGGGCGGCGGTGGGCACGTGCCGGCGGCGGGGGCCACCCTGCGGGGGGTGGGGCTGGAGGAGGCCTACCAGCGGGTGCTGGCGGCGGTGGAGGAGGAGCTGAGGCGGACCGGCTACCTTTAG
- the aroA gene encoding 3-phosphoshikimate 1-carboxyvinyltransferase, with product MDWRIPPTRSLKGRLRVPGDKSVTHRGLMLAALAEGESTLYYPLKAGDTLSTAQALRQLGAEINDAGEHFRIRGVGLRLKEPPDVLDCGNAGTLMRLLAGLLAGQEVFAVLSGDASLRRRPMGRVTLPLRQMGARIEGREGGRLAPLAIRGGGLRGIHYEMPVASAQVKSAVLLAGLFAEEDTEVVEPAPTRDHTERAFRHYGLPLEVEGNLIRTRRADPFQARDLVVPGDFSSAAFFVVAALITPESDLTLEGVGLNPTRTGLLTVLKEMGADIAWAITEGEEGEPVGWIRARSSRLRGLSVDPKLIPLMIDEIPALAAAAAWAEGETYIPNLAELRVKESDRLSAIAKNLENLGVPVEAGEDWLRIRGGRVQGGVVEPFHDHRIAMAFAVCGLPTGVVVREAEWARISFPSFFEDLEGLRG from the coding sequence GTGGACTGGCGGATTCCTCCTACCCGTTCCCTGAAGGGCCGGCTGCGGGTGCCGGGCGACAAATCGGTCACCCACCGCGGCCTGATGCTGGCCGCCCTGGCCGAGGGGGAGAGCACCCTCTACTACCCCCTCAAGGCCGGGGACACCCTCTCCACCGCCCAGGCCCTACGCCAGCTCGGGGCTGAAATCAACGATGCAGGCGAGCACTTCCGCATCCGGGGAGTGGGCCTGCGCCTGAAAGAACCCCCTGATGTGCTGGACTGCGGCAATGCCGGCACCCTGATGCGCCTTCTGGCCGGTCTTCTGGCAGGCCAGGAGGTCTTCGCAGTGCTGAGCGGCGATGCCTCCCTGAGGCGGCGGCCCATGGGCCGGGTGACCCTGCCCCTGAGGCAGATGGGGGCCCGGATCGAGGGACGGGAGGGCGGCCGGCTGGCCCCCCTGGCCATCCGGGGCGGGGGGCTGCGGGGCATCCACTACGAGATGCCGGTGGCCAGCGCCCAGGTCAAAAGCGCCGTCCTGCTGGCCGGGCTTTTCGCCGAGGAGGACACCGAGGTGGTGGAGCCGGCCCCCACCCGCGACCACACCGAGCGGGCCTTCCGCCACTACGGGCTGCCCCTCGAGGTGGAGGGCAACCTCATCCGCACCCGCCGGGCCGACCCATTCCAGGCCCGGGACCTGGTGGTCCCCGGCGACTTCAGCAGCGCGGCCTTCTTCGTCGTAGCGGCCCTCATCACCCCCGAGTCGGACCTCACGCTGGAGGGCGTGGGCCTCAACCCCACCCGCACGGGTCTGCTCACGGTGCTAAAGGAGATGGGGGCCGATATCGCCTGGGCCATCACCGAGGGCGAGGAGGGGGAGCCGGTGGGGTGGATCCGGGCGCGCTCCTCCAGGCTGAGGGGTCTCTCTGTGGACCCCAAGCTCATCCCGCTCATGATCGATGAAATCCCTGCCCTGGCCGCGGCCGCCGCCTGGGCCGAGGGCGAGACCTACATCCCCAACCTGGCCGAGCTCCGGGTCAAGGAGTCCGACCGGCTCTCGGCCATCGCCAAGAATCTAGAGAACCTGGGGGTGCCGGTGGAGGCCGGGGAGGACTGGTTGCGGATTCGGGGCGGGCGGGTCCAGGGCGGGGTGGTGGAGCCCTTCCACGACCACCGCATCGCCATGGCCTTTGCGGTCTGCGGCCTGCCCACGGGGGTGGTAGTGCGGGAGGCCGAGTGGGCCCGCATCTCCTTTCCCAGTTTCTTCGAGGACCTAGAGGGCCTTCGCGGCTAG
- the cmk gene encoding (d)CMP kinase, which translates to MCGIITIDGPSASGKTSVAQRVARRLGIPYISSGLLYRAIALACLRENLPPEAIEERLPHYRLELYPTQGENRVYLNGEEVSSALHSLEVDRWVSAVARHPGVRAFVNQVLRQIPPPFVVDGRDMGRAVFPEACHKFYLTASPEVRARRRMPERGAAFETVLAEINRRDEADRQQSAPAPDAIVLDTSALELEEVVEAVLQSLAASK; encoded by the coding sequence ATGTGCGGGATCATCACCATCGACGGCCCCTCGGCCTCCGGCAAGACCAGCGTAGCCCAGCGGGTGGCCAGGCGGCTCGGCATCCCCTATATCTCAAGCGGCCTGCTCTACCGGGCCATAGCCCTGGCCTGTTTGCGCGAGAACCTGCCGCCTGAGGCCATCGAGGAGCGCCTACCCCACTACCGCCTCGAGCTTTACCCCACCCAGGGCGAGAACCGGGTCTACCTGAACGGCGAGGAGGTGAGTTCGGCCCTGCACAGCCTTGAGGTGGACCGCTGGGTCTCCGCGGTGGCCCGGCACCCTGGGGTGCGGGCCTTTGTGAACCAGGTGCTGCGGCAGATTCCCCCGCCCTTTGTGGTGGACGGGCGCGACATGGGCCGCGCGGTCTTCCCCGAGGCCTGCCACAAGTTCTACCTAACCGCCAGCCCCGAGGTGCGGGCCCGCCGCCGGATGCCCGAGCGCGGGGCGGCTTTCGAGACCGTGCTGGCCGAGATCAACCGCCGCGACGAGGCCGACCGGCAGCAAAGCGCCCCGGCCCCCGACGCCATCGTCCTGGACACCAGTGCACTGGAACTGGAAGAGGTGGTGGAAGCGGTGCTGCAAAGCCTGGCGGCCTCAAAGTAG
- the mqnP gene encoding menaquinone biosynthesis prenyltransferase MqnP: protein MLSLSRLKTYLELIRFEHTLFALPFAYGGMLLAARGWPGWEVFAWVTVAMVGARTGAMALNRLIDQHIDAANPRTAGRHLPRGLVRPGEVLVLAGVGLLLLSLAAFNLNPLTAQLLPVALFFLVGYSYTKRFTWLCHFWLGLTVGAAAAGGWIAVTGAFEPALFALWAGVAFWLAGFDILYATQDYDFDRKNGIHSVPARFGIPKALVVARACHALTLAFFLLTGFLSGAGWPYYLGVLGVGGLLWYEHRLVRPDDLSRVDQAFFHANVGVSLGMLVAIALDTLL from the coding sequence ATGCTGAGCCTAAGCCGCCTCAAGACCTACCTCGAGCTCATCCGCTTCGAGCACACCCTCTTTGCCCTGCCCTTTGCCTACGGGGGGATGCTGCTTGCGGCGCGGGGCTGGCCGGGCTGGGAGGTTTTCGCCTGGGTGACGGTGGCCATGGTGGGGGCCCGCACCGGGGCCATGGCCCTCAACCGCCTAATTGACCAGCACATCGACGCGGCCAACCCCCGCACTGCAGGCCGCCATCTGCCGCGGGGCCTGGTGAGGCCGGGGGAGGTGCTGGTTTTGGCGGGGGTGGGGCTTTTGCTTTTGAGCCTGGCGGCCTTCAACCTGAACCCCCTGACCGCCCAGCTTCTGCCGGTGGCCCTCTTCTTCCTGGTGGGCTACAGCTACACCAAGCGCTTTACCTGGCTCTGCCACTTCTGGCTGGGCCTGACCGTGGGGGCAGCCGCAGCGGGCGGTTGGATTGCGGTGACGGGGGCCTTCGAGCCGGCGCTTTTTGCCCTGTGGGCCGGGGTGGCCTTCTGGTTGGCCGGCTTTGACATCCTCTATGCCACCCAGGATTACGATTTCGACCGCAAGAACGGGATTCACAGCGTCCCGGCCCGCTTTGGCATCCCGAAGGCCCTGGTGGTGGCCCGGGCCTGCCACGCCCTTACCCTGGCTTTTTTCCTGCTCACAGGATTCCTGAGCGGGGCGGGCTGGCCCTACTACCTGGGGGTGCTGGGGGTAGGAGGGCTGCTTTGGTACGAACACCGGCTGGTACGGCCTGATGACCTGAGCCGGGTGGACCAGGCCTTCTTCCACGCCAATGTGGGGGTAAGCCTGGGCATGCTTGTCGCCATCGCGCTGGACACTCTACTTTGA
- a CDS encoding sulfurtransferase: MDPLVGVDWLSAHLGDPGLRLVDCRFSLQDPTAGRRAYAAGHIPGAIFLDLEQDLCAPPRPDRRGGRHPLPPPELLAARLGQAGLGDEHLVVAYDEPPAGGFYAPHLWWLLRWLGHERVAVLDGGITAWRAAGLPLVAGLEAYPPAVLTPRPQADMVVDAAYVAQRTPGIVLIDARAPERYRGEVEPLDPVAGHIPGAVNRYWLEGLEPSGRFKPASAQAERFAGLEGELVVYCGSGVSATANLLALHLLGRKARLYRGSWSDWVAEPGRPVARGEG; this comes from the coding sequence GTGGACCCTCTGGTCGGCGTGGACTGGCTCTCGGCCCATCTGGGCGACCCCGGGTTGCGGCTGGTGGACTGCCGCTTCTCCCTGCAAGACCCCACAGCAGGGAGGCGGGCCTATGCGGCGGGGCATATCCCGGGGGCCATATTCCTTGACTTGGAGCAGGACCTTTGTGCGCCGCCCCGCCCCGACCGGAGGGGAGGGCGGCACCCCCTGCCTCCGCCCGAGCTTCTGGCAGCCAGACTGGGCCAGGCGGGCCTGGGGGACGAACATCTGGTGGTGGCTTACGACGAGCCCCCTGCAGGGGGCTTTTATGCCCCCCACCTGTGGTGGCTTCTGCGCTGGCTGGGGCACGAGCGGGTGGCGGTGCTGGACGGGGGAATTACTGCCTGGCGGGCGGCCGGGCTGCCCTTGGTGGCCGGCCTCGAGGCCTATCCGCCGGCGGTGCTCACACCCCGCCCCCAGGCCGACATGGTGGTGGATGCGGCCTACGTAGCCCAGCGAACACCAGGCATCGTGCTCATAGATGCCCGTGCGCCCGAGCGCTACCGCGGGGAGGTGGAGCCTCTGGACCCGGTGGCGGGCCACATTCCGGGCGCAGTCAATCGGTATTGGCTGGAGGGGTTGGAGCCTTCGGGCCGCTTTAAGCCTGCTTCGGCCCAGGCCGAGCGCTTCGCCGGTCTGGAAGGGGAGCTGGTGGTCTACTGCGGCTCGGGTGTCTCGGCCACGGCCAACCTGCTGGCGCTGCACCTGCTGGGTCGCAAGGCCCGCTTGTACCGGGGCTCCTGGAGCGACTGGGTGGCCGAGCCGGGTCGGCCGGTGGCCCGGGGAGAGGGATAG
- a CDS encoding NAD(P)-dependent oxidoreductase — protein MKELRWSPDVLLRVLADQLMVFLSLVAAMTLHLLATYGAGARPVLAEYLQVLLRNLALLMPLSFFVFAANGLYTRSRAYQGRYKMLVVAQAVGLAYLIYGFAAFVLPVVPNPPGSVVLLGLLFTLGLALGARAWVHYWYRVELERKARAEAKDPIPALSTPERTILVIGGAGYIGSALLPRLLERGYRVRLLDLLLFGKEPIAEVLYHPNLEIIQADFRQVDKVVQAMRGVEKVVHLGGLVGDPACALDENLTIEINLVATRTIAEIAKGMGVRRFIFASTCSVYGASDMVLNERSSLNPVSLYARSKIASEQVLRKLQSDEFSVVILRFGTIYGLSGRTRFDLVVNLLTAKAVVEKKITVFGGDQWRPFVHVEDAARAVLLAVEAPKELVHNETFNVGSNEGNMTLGMVGELVKKLVPDAELIDSGRDGDRRNYRVDFSKIRNILGFEAQWTVEEGIKQVIEALRSGRVRDYRSPLYSNVKYLTEETASEVVKQYYTGWEKELIERAHLQNTEENPPLPTPKA, from the coding sequence TTGAAGGAGTTGCGCTGGAGTCCCGATGTCTTGCTACGGGTTTTGGCCGATCAGCTCATGGTCTTCTTGAGCCTTGTCGCGGCCATGACCCTTCACCTGCTGGCCACCTATGGCGCGGGGGCCCGGCCTGTTTTGGCGGAGTACCTGCAGGTCCTCCTTAGGAACCTGGCCCTGCTGATGCCCCTAAGCTTTTTTGTTTTTGCCGCCAACGGTCTTTACACCCGGAGCCGGGCCTACCAGGGCCGTTACAAGATGCTGGTGGTGGCCCAGGCAGTGGGCTTGGCCTACCTGATCTACGGCTTTGCTGCCTTCGTGCTGCCCGTCGTGCCCAATCCGCCCGGCTCGGTGGTCCTACTCGGCCTGCTCTTCACCCTGGGGCTCGCTTTGGGGGCCAGGGCCTGGGTGCACTACTGGTACCGGGTGGAGCTCGAGCGCAAGGCCCGGGCCGAGGCCAAGGACCCCATCCCTGCCCTTTCCACTCCCGAGCGCACCATTCTGGTGATCGGGGGGGCCGGCTACATCGGTTCGGCCCTGCTGCCCCGCTTGCTCGAGCGGGGCTACCGGGTGCGCCTGCTCGACCTGCTGCTTTTCGGCAAGGAACCCATCGCCGAGGTGCTGTACCACCCCAACCTGGAGATCATCCAGGCCGACTTCCGCCAGGTGGACAAGGTGGTCCAGGCCATGCGTGGGGTGGAGAAGGTGGTGCACTTGGGGGGTCTGGTGGGCGACCCGGCCTGCGCTCTGGACGAGAACCTCACCATCGAGATCAACCTGGTCGCCACCCGTACCATCGCCGAGATTGCCAAGGGCATGGGGGTGCGGCGGTTCATCTTCGCCAGCACCTGCTCGGTCTACGGAGCCAGCGACATGGTGCTCAACGAGCGCAGCAGCCTCAACCCGGTCTCCCTCTACGCCCGCAGCAAGATTGCCTCCGAGCAGGTTCTGCGCAAGCTGCAAAGCGACGAGTTCTCGGTGGTGATTCTGCGCTTTGGCACCATCTACGGTCTTTCGGGCCGCACCCGCTTCGACCTGGTGGTCAACCTGCTTACGGCCAAGGCGGTGGTGGAGAAGAAAATCACGGTCTTCGGCGGCGACCAGTGGCGGCCCTTCGTTCACGTGGAGGATGCGGCCCGGGCTGTCCTTCTGGCAGTGGAGGCCCCCAAGGAGTTGGTCCACAACGAGACCTTCAACGTGGGCAGCAACGAGGGCAATATGACCCTGGGCATGGTAGGGGAGCTGGTCAAGAAGCTGGTGCCCGACGCCGAACTCATCGACTCGGGGCGGGATGGCGACCGGCGTAACTACCGGGTGGACTTCTCCAAAATCCGCAACATCCTGGGCTTCGAAGCCCAGTGGACGGTGGAGGAGGGCATCAAGCAGGTCATCGAGGCTCTGCGAAGCGGCAGGGTGCGGGACTACCGCTCGCCTTTGTACTCCAACGTGAAGTACCTGACCGAGGAAACCGCCTCGGAGGTGGTCAAGCAGTACTACACCGGTTGGGAGAAGGAGCTCATCGAACGGGCCCACCTGCAGAACACCGAGGAGAACCCGCCCCTGCCCACTCCTAAGGCCTAG